The following proteins are co-located in the Aquarana catesbeiana isolate 2022-GZ linkage group LG02, ASM4218655v1, whole genome shotgun sequence genome:
- the SRSF10 gene encoding LOW QUALITY PROTEIN: serine/arginine-rich splicing factor 10 (The sequence of the model RefSeq protein was modified relative to this genomic sequence to represent the inferred CDS: inserted 1 base in 1 codon; deleted 1 base in 1 codon), translating into MSRYLRPPNTSLFVRNIADDIRSEDIRREFGRYGPIVDVYVPLDYYTRRPRGFAYVQFEDVRDXEDALHNLDRRWICGRQIEIQFAQGDRKSKYTHPNQMKSKEGRSSYGSSRYDDDRSRRSRSRSYERRRSRSRSYDQNYERSYSPKGRSDRPRRSRSRSNRGRFNRRQRSQSRSNSRSRSKSQPREEKKERRSGSRSHSKTKADGKHKTSSRVSRESRKEDHERSKSPSRSESKSRSKSRSRSWNSHKSSGH; encoded by the exons GTCTGAAGATATTCGCAGAGAATTTGGTCGATATGGCCCTATTGTTGATGTATATGTC CCCCTTGATTACTACACACGACGTCCCAGAGGATTTGCATATGTTCA ATTTGAAGATGTCCGTG GCGAAGATGCTTTGCATAACCTGGACAGAAGATGGATTTGTGGACGTCAGATTGAAATTCAGTTTGCACAGGGAGACAGGAAAAGTAAGTATACA CACCCCAATCAAATGAAATCCAAGGAGGGGCGGAGCTCCTATGGTTCTTCACGTTATGATGATGACAGATCCAGGCGCTCTAGAAGCCGCAGTTATGAGAGGCGAAGGTCCAGGAGTCGATCTTATGACCAGAACTATGAGAGATCCTACAGTCCTAAAGG GAGATCTGATAGACCGCGCCGTAGCAGAAGCCGATCAAATCGTGGCAG ATTTAATCGGCGGCAGCGATCACAATCAAGGTCCAACAGCAGATCTCGCTCCAAATCGCAGccaagagaggaaaaaaaagagaggcgTTCTGGATCTAGATCGCATTCCAAAACAAAAGCAGAtggcaaacacaaaacaagttctAGAGTGAGCAGGGAGTCGAGAAAAGAAGACCATGAAAGATCAAAATCTCCATCCCGCTCAGAGTCCAAGTCACGGTCAAAGTCAAGATCGCGATCTTGGAATAGTCATAAATCCAGTGGTCATTAA